From one Streptomyces chromofuscus genomic stretch:
- a CDS encoding DUF7455 domain-containing protein: protein MTTVLTPASHLTAADRCDRCGAQAYLRVVLLSGGELLFCAHHGRKFEPELKKIAAEIQDETERLTAVPNTAAEEER from the coding sequence GTGACTACTGTTCTGACCCCCGCGAGCCACCTGACGGCCGCTGATCGGTGCGACCGCTGCGGCGCCCAGGCATACCTGCGCGTCGTCCTGCTCAGCGGCGGAGAGCTGCTCTTCTGCGCGCACCATGGCCGCAAGTTCGAGCCGGAACTCAAGAAGATCGCCGCTGAGATACAGGACGAGACGGAGCGGCTGACGGCCGTCCCCAACACCGCTGCGGAAGAAGAGCGCTGA
- a CDS encoding NUDIX hydrolase — MPYDPSAFPPFAVTVDLVVLTVRRHALCALAVRRGEPPFQGRWALPGGFVRADEDLAQAAARELAEETGLRVHDPSVPAQDNGAHLEQLATYGDPKRDPRMRVVSVAHLALAPDLPAPRAGGDASNARWAPVEELLEQGGYGRDGEPVAPLAFDHAQILADGVERARSKIEYSSLATAFCPPEFTVGELRRVYEAVWGVALDPRNFHRKVTGTPGFLVPTGGTTTRQGGRPAQLFRAGGATLLNPPMLRPEV; from the coding sequence ATGCCCTACGACCCGTCAGCCTTTCCGCCCTTCGCCGTGACCGTGGACCTGGTCGTGCTGACCGTACGTCGCCATGCCCTGTGTGCGCTGGCGGTACGCAGGGGTGAGCCACCGTTCCAGGGGCGCTGGGCACTGCCCGGAGGTTTCGTGCGGGCCGACGAGGACCTGGCACAGGCCGCCGCGCGCGAACTGGCCGAGGAGACCGGGCTGCGCGTCCACGACCCCTCCGTCCCGGCCCAGGACAACGGCGCCCACCTGGAGCAGCTCGCGACCTACGGCGACCCCAAGCGGGACCCTCGGATGCGCGTCGTCAGTGTCGCCCATCTCGCCCTCGCCCCCGACCTGCCCGCCCCGCGTGCGGGCGGCGACGCCAGCAACGCCCGCTGGGCGCCGGTCGAGGAGCTGCTCGAACAGGGCGGTTACGGCCGTGACGGCGAGCCCGTGGCGCCGCTGGCCTTCGACCACGCGCAGATCCTCGCGGACGGGGTGGAGCGGGCTCGCTCGAAGATCGAGTACTCGTCGTTGGCCACGGCGTTCTGCCCGCCGGAGTTCACCGTCGGTGAGCTGCGCCGCGTCTACGAAGCGGTCTGGGGAGTGGCGCTGGACCCGCGCAACTTCCACCGGAAGGTGACGGGCACGCCGGGCTTCCTGGTGCCCACGGGCGGTACGACCACCCGGCAGGGCGGCCGCCCTGCCCAGCTCTTCCGCGCGGGCGGGGCGACGCTCCTGAACCCGCCGATGCTGCGGCCGGAGGTGTGA
- a CDS encoding glycogen debranching N-terminal domain-containing protein encodes MTGQGLDGFYRAGRRLLSRCQLRVAGREPLPVQARMTGADRARFVGTLRASPLAGPDPDVVVERTRHANGTERITLHSAAPRPLRLPVEVALGTDLAAMGAIASGRAGPEVPADVHDAGLRWSDGTQASSITADPPPADALASAGLLRWEFHLPPGSSMSVELRVRPDGAGPVRAVGRTATSPLAQAGASGDDPGVQALLRTSVEDLQALLLRDPAHPADVYPAAGAPWRCGLAPAEALAAARMALPLGTRLATGTLRALARGQLTGPGRQSGMIPGPRRDAGGHLPPGCTGTEATLLFPALLAEARRWGMPEHETEELLPAAERCLTWLRTAVGDGTYLCDPQPGGPARCETQAHAHRAALLGADLLDACGMPRGAELREWARALRAAFRTDFWVDDLGGGRPAAARAPDGRLVPHLGATAVHLLDTGLLGGGESAPGLLDRVQTEQLARLLGSPAMDSGWGLRGLGAKEAGYNPFGHRGGAVRTQETAIAVAGLASAGFEEEAGSLLRGVLAAAGAFGHRLPEMYAGEQRTDGSTPLAHPAACRPAATAAAGGIMLLTTLAGIRPDTPAGTVTLRPVRSAPLGEITLNGLRVAGAPFSVRVSRLGLAMVEEAAEGLQLGA; translated from the coding sequence TTGACCGGCCAGGGACTGGACGGCTTCTACCGCGCGGGCCGGCGTCTGCTCTCCCGCTGTCAGCTTCGGGTGGCCGGGCGTGAACCGCTCCCGGTGCAGGCGCGGATGACCGGTGCCGATCGCGCCCGCTTCGTGGGCACCCTGCGGGCCTCGCCGCTCGCAGGACCGGACCCGGACGTCGTGGTCGAGCGCACCCGGCACGCGAACGGCACGGAACGGATCACGCTGCACAGTGCGGCGCCCCGCCCCCTGCGTCTCCCCGTCGAGGTCGCCCTGGGCACGGACCTGGCGGCGATGGGTGCGATCGCGTCCGGCCGCGCGGGGCCGGAAGTGCCCGCCGACGTTCATGACGCCGGTCTGCGCTGGTCGGACGGCACACAGGCCTCGTCGATCACGGCCGACCCGCCGCCCGCCGACGCACTGGCCTCAGCGGGGCTGCTGCGCTGGGAGTTCCACCTCCCCCCGGGCAGCAGCATGAGTGTGGAGTTGAGGGTGCGCCCGGACGGGGCGGGACCCGTGCGGGCGGTCGGCCGCACGGCGACGAGCCCGCTCGCCCAGGCCGGCGCGTCGGGCGACGACCCCGGCGTACAGGCGCTCCTGCGGACCAGCGTCGAAGACCTCCAGGCGCTGCTGCTGCGCGATCCCGCGCATCCGGCCGACGTGTATCCGGCCGCCGGGGCACCGTGGCGTTGCGGCCTCGCCCCGGCCGAAGCCCTCGCGGCCGCCCGGATGGCACTGCCGCTCGGCACCCGGCTCGCCACGGGCACGCTGCGCGCGCTCGCCCGTGGCCAACTGACCGGACCCGGACGGCAGTCCGGCATGATCCCCGGCCCGCGCCGGGACGCGGGCGGCCACTTGCCGCCCGGCTGTACCGGCACGGAGGCCACACTGCTCTTTCCCGCGCTGCTCGCGGAGGCCCGTCGTTGGGGGATGCCGGAGCACGAGACGGAGGAGTTGCTGCCGGCCGCCGAGCGCTGTCTCACCTGGTTGCGGACCGCCGTGGGCGACGGCACGTACCTGTGCGACCCGCAGCCCGGCGGCCCCGCCCGCTGCGAGACACAGGCGCACGCCCATCGCGCGGCGCTGCTCGGCGCGGATCTGCTCGACGCCTGCGGCATGCCACGCGGCGCGGAGCTGAGGGAATGGGCCCGCGCACTGCGGGCGGCGTTCCGGACCGACTTCTGGGTCGACGACCTGGGCGGCGGACGGCCGGCGGCGGCCCGAGCCCCCGACGGCCGCCTCGTACCGCACCTCGGGGCGACCGCCGTCCACCTCCTCGACACCGGCCTGCTGGGCGGGGGCGAATCGGCGCCCGGGCTGCTCGACCGGGTCCAGACCGAGCAGCTCGCCCGGCTCCTCGGCAGCCCGGCGATGGACTCGGGGTGGGGGCTGCGTGGGCTGGGGGCCAAGGAGGCCGGGTACAACCCGTTCGGCCACCGCGGCGGCGCCGTGCGAACGCAGGAGACGGCGATCGCGGTCGCGGGGCTGGCGTCGGCCGGATTCGAGGAGGAGGCCGGTTCGCTGCTGCGGGGCGTCCTGGCGGCCGCCGGGGCGTTCGGCCACCGGCTGCCCGAGATGTACGCGGGAGAACAGCGCACCGACGGCAGCACGCCCCTGGCCCACCCGGCCGCCTGCCGCCCCGCCGCCACCGCGGCCGCCGGCGGGATCATGCTGCTCACCACTCTCGCCGGCATTCGCCCGGACACCCCGGCCGGCACGGTCACGCTGCGTCCCGTCCGCAGCGCGCCCCTCGGCGAGATCACCCTGAATGGATTACGGGTCGCGGGCGCGCCCTTCTCCGTTCGGGTCAGCCGACTCGGCCTCGCCATGGTCGAGGAGGCGGCCGAGGGGCTGCAGCTGGGAGCGTGA
- a CDS encoding S1 family peptidase, whose protein sequence is MRRPFVRALARPLVLAAAAAAIPLVSTAPAAADGIVVGGFPIDAAESPWTVALSSRDRFGGTRSGQFCGAVAVGRTTVLTAAHCLGEDVLGMPAGQVRDLKVVVGRTDLRSDEGQEIPVRETWVNPAYDGVSNAGDFAVLTLAGQLPENAVIGMAGPGDAAYASDTPATVYGWGDVTGAGDYPYGLRAARVRVLSDALCERAYPGSADGTYRADSMLCAGERVGGRDACQGDSGGPLVAQGRLIGLVSWGSGCGRPGSPGVYTRVSDALRKLGWEHVAQKPKAGSKASRGEAAEKLPEAPRRAS, encoded by the coding sequence ATGCGTCGTCCCTTCGTCCGGGCGCTGGCCCGGCCGCTGGTCCTGGCGGCCGCCGCGGCCGCGATACCGCTGGTCTCCACCGCCCCCGCAGCCGCGGACGGCATAGTCGTCGGCGGCTTCCCGATCGATGCCGCGGAGAGTCCCTGGACGGTGGCGCTGTCCAGCCGTGACCGGTTCGGGGGTACGCGGTCCGGGCAGTTCTGCGGGGCGGTCGCGGTGGGCCGGACCACTGTCCTGACCGCGGCGCACTGCCTGGGCGAGGACGTCCTCGGCATGCCGGCGGGCCAGGTGCGCGACCTCAAGGTCGTCGTGGGCCGCACGGACCTGCGCTCGGACGAAGGGCAGGAGATCCCCGTGCGCGAGACATGGGTGAACCCCGCCTACGACGGCGTCAGCAACGCCGGGGACTTCGCGGTGCTCACCCTCGCCGGGCAACTGCCGGAGAACGCGGTGATCGGGATGGCCGGGCCGGGTGACGCCGCGTACGCGTCCGACACCCCCGCCACGGTCTACGGCTGGGGTGATGTCACCGGCGCCGGCGACTACCCGTACGGCCTGCGCGCGGCACGCGTGCGCGTGCTGTCGGACGCGCTGTGCGAGCGGGCGTATCCGGGCAGTGCCGACGGCACCTACCGCGCGGACAGCATGCTGTGCGCGGGGGAGCGGGTGGGTGGCCGGGACGCCTGCCAGGGGGACAGCGGCGGTCCGCTGGTCGCCCAGGGGCGGCTGATCGGCCTGGTGTCATGGGGCAGCGGTTGCGGGCGCCCCGGCAGCCCGGGCGTCTACACGCGGGTGTCCGACGCCTTGCGGAAGCTGGGCTGGGAGCACGTCGCTCAGAAGCCGAAGGCCGGTTCCAAGGCCTCGCGGGGCGAGGCAGCGGAAAAGCTGCCCGAAGCGCCCAGGAGGGCGTCCTGA
- a CDS encoding DNA gyrase/topoisomerase IV subunit B, protein MTAETSVPSTALLAGADRDGSNYTARHLLVLEGLEAVRKRPGMYIGSTDSRGLMHCLWEIIDNSVDEALGGYCDHIEVILHDDASVEVRDNGRGIPVDVEPKTGLSGVEVVMTKLHAGGKFGGGSYAASGGLHGVGASVVNALSARLDVEVDRGGHTHAISFRRGVPGAFAALGPDAKFEAKSGLRKAKKIPKTRTGTRVRYWADRQIFLKDAKLSLENLHQRARQTAFLVPGLTIVVRDEYGLGEGGSKGEESFRFDGGISEFCEFLATDKPVCDTLRFSGHGTFKETVPVLDEHGQMTPTEVTRELGVDVALRWGTGYETTLRSFVNIIATPKGGTHVAGFEQAVTKTVNEVLRAKKMLRVAEDDVVKDDALEGLTAVVTVRLAEPQFEGQTKEVLGTSAARRIVNNVISKELKAFLTATKRDAAQQSRVVLEKIVAAARTRIAARQHKDAQRRKTALESSSLPAKLADCRSDDVDRSELFIVEGDSALGTAKLARNSEFQALLPIRGKILNVQKSSVTDMLKNAECGAIIQVIGAGSGRTFDLDAARYGKIIMMTDADVDGSHIRCLLLTLFQRYMRPMVEAGRVFAAVPPLHRIEIVQPKKGQDKYVYTYSDRELRDKLMEFQSKGVRYKDSIQRYKGLGEMDADQLAETTMDPRHRTLRRINLADLDAAEQVFDLLMGNDVAPRKEFISNSAATLDRSRIDA, encoded by the coding sequence GTGACCGCCGAGACGTCCGTGCCGTCCACAGCGCTGCTGGCAGGAGCAGACCGGGACGGTTCCAACTACACCGCTCGGCACCTGCTCGTCCTGGAGGGGCTGGAGGCCGTCCGCAAGCGCCCTGGCATGTACATCGGCTCCACGGACAGCCGCGGCCTGATGCACTGCCTGTGGGAGATCATCGACAACTCCGTGGACGAGGCCCTCGGCGGGTACTGCGACCACATCGAGGTGATCCTCCACGACGACGCCTCGGTGGAGGTGCGCGACAACGGCCGCGGCATCCCGGTCGACGTCGAGCCCAAGACCGGCCTGTCCGGCGTCGAGGTCGTGATGACCAAGCTGCACGCCGGCGGCAAGTTCGGCGGCGGCTCGTACGCCGCGTCCGGCGGTCTGCACGGCGTGGGCGCCTCCGTGGTGAACGCCCTGTCCGCCCGGCTGGACGTCGAGGTCGACCGCGGCGGCCACACCCATGCCATCAGCTTCCGGCGCGGTGTCCCCGGCGCCTTCGCCGCGCTGGGGCCGGACGCGAAGTTCGAGGCCAAGAGCGGCCTGCGCAAGGCCAAGAAGATCCCCAAGACCCGCACCGGCACGCGCGTGCGGTACTGGGCCGACCGCCAGATCTTCCTCAAGGACGCCAAGCTCTCCCTGGAGAACCTGCACCAGCGCGCCCGTCAGACCGCGTTCCTGGTCCCGGGACTGACCATCGTCGTCCGCGACGAGTACGGCCTCGGCGAGGGCGGCAGCAAGGGTGAGGAGTCGTTCCGCTTCGACGGAGGCATCAGCGAGTTCTGCGAGTTCCTGGCCACCGACAAGCCCGTCTGCGACACCCTCCGCTTCAGCGGACACGGCACCTTCAAGGAGACGGTCCCCGTCCTCGACGAGCACGGGCAGATGACCCCCACCGAGGTCACCCGGGAACTCGGCGTGGACGTCGCGCTGCGCTGGGGCACCGGCTACGAGACCACGCTCAGGTCGTTCGTCAACATCATTGCCACGCCCAAGGGCGGCACCCATGTCGCCGGCTTCGAGCAGGCCGTCACCAAGACGGTCAACGAGGTGCTGCGCGCCAAGAAGATGCTCCGGGTCGCCGAGGACGACGTCGTCAAGGACGACGCCCTGGAGGGCCTCACCGCGGTCGTCACCGTCCGTCTCGCGGAGCCGCAGTTCGAGGGGCAGACCAAGGAGGTGCTCGGCACCTCGGCGGCCCGCCGCATCGTGAACAACGTGATCTCCAAGGAGCTCAAGGCCTTCCTGACCGCCACCAAGCGGGACGCCGCCCAGCAGTCCCGCGTGGTCCTGGAGAAGATCGTCGCCGCCGCGCGCACCCGCATCGCCGCGCGCCAGCACAAGGACGCGCAGCGCCGGAAGACGGCGCTGGAGTCCTCGTCGCTGCCGGCCAAGCTCGCCGACTGCCGCAGTGACGACGTGGACCGCAGCGAGCTGTTCATCGTCGAGGGCGACTCCGCGCTCGGCACCGCCAAGCTGGCGCGCAACTCCGAGTTCCAGGCGCTGCTGCCGATCCGCGGCAAGATCCTCAACGTGCAGAAGTCGTCCGTGACGGACATGCTGAAGAACGCCGAGTGCGGCGCGATCATCCAGGTCATAGGGGCCGGCTCGGGCCGGACCTTCGACCTCGACGCGGCCCGCTACGGCAAGATCATCATGATGACGGACGCCGATGTGGACGGCTCCCACATCCGCTGCCTGCTCCTGACGCTCTTCCAGCGCTACATGCGCCCGATGGTCGAGGCCGGCCGGGTGTTCGCCGCGGTGCCGCCGCTGCACCGGATCGAGATCGTCCAGCCCAAGAAGGGTCAGGACAAGTACGTCTACACGTACTCGGACCGCGAGCTGCGCGACAAGCTCATGGAGTTCCAGAGCAAGGGCGTCCGCTACAAGGACTCGATCCAGCGCTACAAGGGCCTCGGCGAGATGGACGCCGACCAGCTGGCCGAGACCACCATGGACCCGCGCCACCGCACCCTGCGCCGCATCAACCTCGCCGACCTGGACGCCGCGGAACAGGTCTTCGACCTGCTGATGGGCAACGACGTCGCCCCGCGCAAGGAGTTCATCTCCAACTCGGCGGCGACCCTGGACCGCTCGCGCATCGACGCGTAG
- a CDS encoding FadR/GntR family transcriptional regulator, which translates to MSTLAHTMMTSARSTDSGLVGPGELDRYPYAEAPGPDRVGAPAWESADPELGRVGRRAAGSRGRGLHGQLVQQLGQMIVSGDLGADRPLVPEEIGQRFEVSRTVVRESLRVLEAKGLVSARPNVGTRVRPVSDWNLLDPDIIEWRAFGPQRDDQRRELSELRWTIEPLAARLAAGHGREDVQQRLSDMVEIMGHAMQQGDAITFSRADTEFHSLLIQIAGNRMLEHLSGIVSAALQVSGGPVTGCDRPNETTLAHHVRIVDALATGDGGAAEAAMRQLLTVHPEVERVVPAPREH; encoded by the coding sequence GTGAGTACCCTTGCGCACACCATGATGACCTCCGCCCGCTCCACCGACTCCGGTCTCGTCGGCCCGGGCGAACTCGACCGCTACCCCTACGCCGAGGCCCCGGGCCCCGACCGCGTGGGCGCCCCCGCGTGGGAGAGCGCGGACCCCGAGCTGGGCCGTGTGGGCCGGCGCGCCGCGGGCAGCCGCGGCCGCGGACTGCACGGCCAACTTGTACAGCAGCTGGGACAGATGATCGTCTCCGGCGATCTGGGGGCGGACCGCCCCCTGGTGCCCGAGGAGATCGGCCAGCGCTTCGAGGTCTCCCGGACCGTCGTCCGTGAGTCGCTCCGCGTCCTGGAGGCCAAGGGCCTGGTCAGCGCCCGCCCGAACGTCGGCACGCGCGTGCGTCCCGTCAGCGACTGGAACCTGCTCGACCCCGACATCATCGAATGGCGGGCCTTCGGGCCGCAGCGCGACGACCAGCGCCGCGAACTGAGCGAGCTGCGGTGGACCATCGAACCCCTCGCCGCCCGCCTGGCCGCCGGGCACGGGCGTGAGGACGTCCAGCAGCGGCTGTCCGACATGGTCGAGATCATGGGCCACGCGATGCAGCAGGGTGACGCGATCACCTTCTCCCGCGCCGACACCGAGTTCCATTCGCTGCTGATCCAGATCGCGGGCAACCGGATGCTGGAGCACCTCTCCGGCATCGTCTCCGCCGCGCTCCAGGTCTCCGGCGGCCCGGTCACCGGCTGTGACCGGCCCAACGAGACGACCCTGGCGCACCACGTCAGGATCGTCGACGCCCTGGCGACCGGCGACGGCGGGGCCGCCGAGGCGGCCATGCGGCAGCTGCTGACCGTCCACCCCGAGGTGGAGCGCGTGGTGCCGGCGCCGCGCGAGCACTGA
- a CDS encoding RNA polymerase sigma factor, whose product MSASTSRTLPPEIAESVSVMALIERGKAEGQIAGDDVRRAFEADQIPATQWKNVLRSLNQILEEEGVTLMVSAAEPKRTRKSVAAKSPAKRTATKTVPAKTAAARKASATTAAPAAPAVDDPAEEVAPAKKGAAKKTAAKKAAAKKTVAAKKTAAPAKKTTAAKKDDVELLDEEVLEEPKGATEEPEGAESAGFVLSDEDEDDAPAQQVAAAGATADPVKDYLKQIGKVPLLNAEQEVELAKRIEAGLFAEDKLANSDKLAPKLKRELEIIAEDGRRAKNHLLEANLRLVVSLAKRYTGRGMLFLDLIQEGNLGLIRAVEKFDYTKGYKFSTYATWWIRQAITRAMADQARTIRIPVHMVEVINKLARVQRQMLQDLGREPTPEELAKELDMTPEKVIEVQKYGREPISLHTPLGEDGDSEFGDLIEDSEAVVPADAVSFTLLQEQLHSVLDTLSEREAGVVSMRFGLTDGQPKTLDEIGKVYGVTRERIRQIESKTMSKLRHPSRSQVLRDYLD is encoded by the coding sequence GTGTCGGCCAGCACATCCCGTACGCTCCCGCCGGAGATCGCCGAGTCCGTCTCTGTCATGGCGCTCATTGAGCGGGGAAAGGCTGAGGGGCAGATCGCCGGCGATGACGTGCGTCGGGCCTTCGAAGCTGACCAGATTCCGGCCACTCAGTGGAAGAACGTACTGCGCAGCCTCAACCAGATCCTCGAGGAAGAGGGTGTGACGCTGATGGTCAGTGCCGCAGAACCCAAGCGCACCCGCAAGAGCGTCGCAGCGAAGAGTCCGGCCAAGCGCACCGCCACCAAGACGGTCCCGGCGAAGACAGCGGCCGCCCGCAAGGCCTCCGCCACCACGGCCGCTCCGGCCGCGCCCGCCGTCGACGATCCGGCCGAGGAAGTCGCACCCGCGAAGAAGGGCGCTGCCAAGAAGACGGCCGCCAAGAAGGCGGCCGCGAAGAAGACCGTCGCGGCCAAGAAGACGGCCGCGCCGGCGAAGAAGACCACCGCCGCCAAGAAGGACGACGTCGAGCTGCTCGACGAGGAGGTGCTGGAGGAGCCCAAGGGAGCCACGGAGGAGCCCGAGGGTGCCGAGAGCGCCGGCTTCGTGCTGTCCGACGAGGACGAGGACGACGCGCCCGCCCAGCAGGTCGCGGCGGCCGGCGCCACCGCCGACCCCGTCAAGGACTACCTGAAGCAGATCGGAAAGGTCCCCCTGCTCAACGCCGAGCAGGAGGTGGAACTGGCCAAGCGCATCGAGGCGGGTCTGTTCGCCGAGGACAAGCTGGCCAACTCCGACAAGCTGGCGCCGAAGCTCAAGCGCGAGCTGGAGATCATCGCCGAGGACGGCCGCCGCGCCAAGAACCACCTGCTGGAGGCCAACCTCCGTCTGGTGGTCTCCCTGGCCAAGCGCTACACCGGCCGCGGCATGCTCTTCCTGGACCTGATCCAGGAGGGCAACCTCGGTCTGATCCGCGCGGTGGAGAAGTTCGACTACACCAAGGGCTACAAGTTCTCCACGTACGCCACCTGGTGGATCCGTCAGGCGATCACCCGCGCGATGGCCGACCAGGCCCGCACCATCCGTATCCCGGTGCACATGGTCGAGGTCATCAACAAGCTCGCGCGTGTGCAGCGTCAGATGCTCCAGGACCTGGGCCGCGAGCCCACCCCGGAGGAGCTGGCCAAGGAGCTCGACATGACCCCGGAGAAGGTCATCGAGGTCCAGAAGTACGGCCGTGAGCCGATCTCCCTGCACACCCCGCTGGGTGAGGACGGCGACAGCGAGTTCGGTGACCTCATCGAGGACTCCGAGGCCGTCGTTCCGGCCGACGCGGTCAGCTTCACGCTCCTCCAGGAGCAGCTGCACTCCGTGCTCGACACCCTGTCCGAGCGCGAGGCGGGCGTCGTCTCCATGCGCTTCGGTCTCACCGACGGTCAGCCGAAGACCCTCGACGAGATCGGCAAGGTGTACGGCGTGACGCGCGAGCGCATCCGCCAGATCGAGTCCAAGACCATGTCGAAGCTGCGCCACCCGTCTCGTTCGCAGGTGCTGCGCGACTACCTGGACTAG
- a CDS encoding ATP-binding cassette domain-containing protein, whose protein sequence is MIQAFGLTSYSRKGLTPAVDDVSFEAPAGRVTALLGDPGAGKTTTLRLMLELQEGRGITYFRGRPLHRIAHPSREVGVLLGDVPGHPGRTVRGHLRMLCAAAGVSTRRADEVLEVVGLVSLRDENLGTLSRGMDRRLGIACVLLSDPHTIVLDEPAAGLSARESSWLYGMLRAHAAQGGTVLFTLSDPKEAARTADCVVTLEQGRVVADQEAAQFARTRLRPRVAVRSPHAARLAALLTKEARTAHRSVEVVLESGNRLSVYGSTCADVGETAFRHGVLVLKLADEVGDMGPGAGTASPYESHQSRGSQESQGSQQSSKSPAPQESRESHELRGSQEGRKGQEREPAEEVSEPEARRPTAGLPRQSDSGLHAAITLSSGSAETEAVDKATSHAATSGTATSGAEKSGNATSEKATSGKTTSGGSGRTSIGLSGRTSIGKAATDEATPAAAASGETLDGTPTAQPRPAVRGSTPATTSPTTARPAPAPEVSEGTDHRHSVNVRTSATHQGSRNSADVEKPVDPDLETPGNLSSPGSHQRLTGLTGTLPPLPPPISVHPARSPLRPLRYELRRATGISTGFVTCATVLVVSALTALVLARIGHTPQGRLFAAWPQQLPLPPAALGAGLLGALSFGDEFRHPALAADRGTVPRRLGLLTAKLLVAAATALALAVLTLGCDAEVLYLVYGAELAKVPGDWLSLSASWFGLMVGCAWAGVLAAGVFRSTTAGLAAVLAVPILVVPLVQKVVEGSSVRAAAGFPMRMRQLFLLQWPFGGERYLEAAARVVAQPVGSALTLSLGALLCAYVLTTLRSRV, encoded by the coding sequence GTGATCCAGGCCTTCGGACTGACCAGCTATTCCCGCAAGGGCCTTACGCCTGCCGTCGACGACGTCTCCTTCGAAGCGCCCGCGGGTCGCGTCACCGCGCTGCTCGGAGACCCGGGTGCCGGAAAGACGACGACCCTCAGGCTGATGCTCGAACTCCAAGAGGGCCGTGGCATCACCTATTTCAGAGGCCGTCCGCTGCATCGCATCGCCCACCCGTCGCGCGAAGTCGGCGTTCTGCTCGGCGACGTGCCGGGGCACCCCGGCCGGACGGTTCGCGGCCATCTTCGCATGCTGTGCGCCGCCGCCGGTGTCTCCACCCGTCGAGCCGACGAGGTACTGGAGGTGGTTGGCCTCGTCAGCCTCCGCGACGAAAACCTGGGGACGCTCTCGCGCGGCATGGACCGCCGTCTCGGCATCGCGTGTGTCCTGCTGTCCGACCCGCACACCATCGTCCTCGACGAACCCGCCGCCGGGCTCTCGGCCCGTGAGAGCAGTTGGCTGTACGGCATGTTGCGGGCCCACGCGGCCCAGGGCGGAACGGTCCTGTTCACGCTGTCCGACCCCAAGGAGGCCGCGCGCACCGCGGACTGCGTCGTCACCCTGGAACAGGGCAGGGTCGTCGCCGACCAGGAGGCCGCGCAGTTCGCCCGCACCCGGCTGCGGCCACGTGTCGCCGTCCGCAGCCCGCACGCCGCCCGCCTCGCAGCCCTCCTCACCAAGGAGGCCCGCACCGCGCACCGCTCCGTCGAGGTCGTCCTGGAAAGCGGCAACCGGCTCTCCGTGTACGGCAGTACCTGTGCCGACGTCGGCGAAACGGCGTTCCGCCACGGCGTCCTCGTCCTCAAACTCGCCGACGAGGTGGGGGACATGGGTCCGGGTGCGGGAACGGCATCGCCGTATGAGTCGCATCAGTCGCGAGGGTCGCAGGAGTCGCAAGGGTCGCAGCAATCGTCTAAGTCACCAGCGCCGCAGGAGTCGCGGGAGTCGCACGAGCTGCGTGGTTCGCAGGAGGGGCGTAAGGGACAGGAGCGGGAACCTGCCGAGGAGGTGTCCGAGCCGGAGGCGCGTCGGCCCACGGCCGGCCTGCCGCGCCAGTCCGACAGCGGTTTGCACGCGGCCATCACCCTTTCCTCGGGGTCGGCGGAGACTGAGGCAGTCGACAAAGCGACTTCCCACGCGGCGACCTCCGGCACAGCGACCTCGGGCGCGGAGAAATCGGGCAACGCGACGTCCGAGAAGGCGACCTCCGGCAAGACGACTTCCGGCGGCAGCGGCAGAACGAGCATCGGCCTGTCCGGCCGAACGAGCATCGGCAAGGCCGCGACCGACGAAGCCACGCCCGCCGCGGCCGCGAGCGGCGAAACCCTCGACGGCACACCCACCGCCCAGCCGAGGCCCGCCGTGCGCGGATCAACGCCCGCCACCACGTCGCCCACCACCGCGCGACCAGCCCCCGCCCCGGAGGTCTCCGAGGGCACAGACCATCGGCACTCGGTCAACGTCCGCACCTCGGCGACCCACCAAGGCTCCAGGAATTCCGCGGACGTCGAGAAACCCGTCGACCCCGATCTCGAGACTCCCGGTAACCTCAGCTCCCCCGGAAGCCATCAGCGCCTCACCGGCCTCACGGGAACGCTTCCCCCACTTCCACCCCCCATCTCCGTCCACCCGGCCCGCAGCCCCCTCCGTCCCCTCCGTTACGAACTCCGGCGGGCCACGGGGATCAGCACCGGATTCGTCACCTGTGCCACGGTGCTGGTGGTGTCCGCGCTCACCGCTCTCGTCCTGGCACGGATCGGGCACACCCCGCAGGGGCGCCTGTTCGCCGCGTGGCCGCAGCAGCTCCCGCTGCCACCCGCGGCGCTCGGTGCGGGGCTGCTGGGGGCGCTGTCGTTCGGGGACGAGTTCCGCCACCCCGCTCTGGCGGCGGACCGCGGCACCGTGCCCCGCCGGCTGGGGCTGCTCACGGCCAAGCTCCTCGTCGCCGCGGCCACCGCACTGGCCCTGGCCGTCCTCACGCTGGGCTGCGACGCCGAAGTGCTCTATCTCGTCTACGGAGCGGAACTCGCGAAGGTTCCCGGCGACTGGTTGTCGCTGAGCGCCAGTTGGTTCGGGCTCATGGTCGGGTGCGCCTGGGCCGGGGTGCTGGCCGCCGGTGTCTTCCGGTCCACCACGGCCGGGCTCGCCGCCGTTCTCGCCGTACCGATTCTCGTTGTGCCTCTCGTACAGAAAGTCGTGGAGGGATCGTCCGTGCGAGCCGCCGCGGGTTTCCCGATGCGGATGCGTCAGCTGTTTCTGCTGCAGTGGCCCTTCGGCGGCGAGCGCTATCTGGAGGCCGCGGCGCGGGTCGTCGCCCAACCCGTCGGCAGCGCGCTGACGTTGTCGCTCGGCGCGCTGCTCTGCGCGTATGTGCTCACGACGCTGCGGAGCAGGGTCTGA